The proteins below come from a single Streptomyces sp. B3I8 genomic window:
- the rsmG gene encoding 16S rRNA (guanine(527)-N(7))-methyltransferase RsmG, which produces MTEAAELPPAPEEARAVFGDRFADAVRYAELLAEAGVQRGLIGPREVPRLWERHLLNCAVLSEVVPESVTVCDVGSGAGLPGIPLALVREDLKITLLEPLLRRTNFLTEVVELLGLDHVTVVRGRAEEVMGELPPVHVVTARAVAPLDRLATWGIPLLRPYGEMLALKGDAAEEELKSAAVALTKLGAVETSILHVGEGVVDPRSTVVRVEVGESPGGVRFAAKRAKAARTGRARRRR; this is translated from the coding sequence GTGACGGAGGCAGCGGAGCTCCCCCCGGCGCCCGAGGAGGCGCGCGCGGTCTTCGGCGACCGCTTCGCGGACGCGGTGCGCTACGCGGAACTGCTGGCCGAGGCGGGTGTGCAGCGCGGTCTCATCGGCCCCCGTGAGGTGCCCCGTCTGTGGGAGCGGCATCTGCTGAACTGTGCCGTGCTCTCGGAGGTCGTGCCCGAGTCGGTGACCGTGTGCGACGTAGGCTCCGGCGCGGGCCTGCCCGGCATCCCTCTGGCACTGGTGCGTGAAGACCTGAAGATCACGTTGCTCGAACCGCTGCTGCGGCGTACCAACTTCCTCACCGAGGTCGTCGAGCTGCTGGGCCTGGACCATGTGACGGTCGTCCGCGGCCGCGCCGAGGAGGTCATGGGTGAGCTGCCGCCGGTGCACGTGGTGACCGCGCGGGCGGTGGCGCCGCTGGACCGTCTCGCCACCTGGGGCATTCCGCTACTGCGGCCCTACGGGGAGATGCTGGCCCTCAAGGGGGATGCGGCCGAGGAGGAGCTGAAGAGCGCCGCCGTGGCGCTGACCAAGCTGGGTGCCGTGGAGACCTCCATCCTGCATGTCGGCGAGGGCGTGGTGGACCCGCGGTCCACGGTCGTCCGGGTCGAGGTCGGGGAGAGCCCCGGTGGAGTCCGCTTCGCCGCCAAGCGCGCCAAGGCGGCGCGCACGGGGCGGGCGCGACGACGCCGCTGA
- a CDS encoding R3H domain-containing nucleic acid-binding protein, with the protein MTEGTTSAAAEGVDTLTRLEQEGEIAADYLEGLLDIADLDGDIDMDVEADRAAVSIISDTASRELQKLVGRDGEVLEALQELTRLAVHRETGDRSRLMLDIVGYRARKRAELSELGAKAAAEVKSSGEAVKMKPMTPFERKVVHDAVKAAGLRSESEGEEPQRFVVVLPA; encoded by the coding sequence GTGACGGAAGGCACCACCTCCGCCGCTGCCGAGGGCGTAGACACCCTGACCCGCCTGGAGCAGGAAGGTGAGATCGCCGCGGACTACCTCGAAGGTCTGCTCGACATCGCCGACCTCGACGGTGACATCGACATGGATGTCGAGGCGGACCGCGCCGCTGTCTCGATCATCAGCGACACCGCAAGCCGTGAGCTGCAGAAGCTGGTCGGCCGGGACGGCGAGGTGCTCGAGGCACTGCAGGAGCTCACGCGCCTGGCCGTGCACCGGGAAACCGGTGACCGCAGCCGACTGATGCTGGACATCGTGGGCTACCGTGCGCGCAAGCGCGCCGAACTCTCGGAGCTGGGCGCCAAGGCGGCGGCCGAGGTCAAGAGCAGTGGCGAGGCCGTGAAGATGAAGCCGATGACGCCCTTCGAGCGCAAGGTGGTGCACGACGCGGTCAAGGCCGCCGGGCTGCGCAGCGAGTCCGAGGGCGAGGAGCCGCAGCGTTTCGTCGTCGTGCTGCCTGCCTGA